One Brassica napus cultivar Da-Ae chromosome A5, Da-Ae, whole genome shotgun sequence DNA window includes the following coding sequences:
- the LOC106449228 gene encoding alanine--glyoxylate aminotransferase 2 homolog 2, mitochondrial, protein MQRFSAKSTFQNIPISLLRRCISSTSQTAMAASDEFLGRLPPFEYIPPPYTGPSADVILNQRKEFLSSYTSCLYKKPLNIVDGKMQYLFDESGRRYLDAFAGIAVVNCGHCHPHVVKPVIDQIKRLQHPTTLYLNHAIADFSEALASKLPGDLKVVFFTNSGTEANELALMMAKLYTGYQDIVSIRNGYHGNAAGTMGATGQSMWKFNVVQTGTHHALNPDPYRGVFGSDGEKYARELHDLIQYGTTGHIAGFVFEAIQGVGGIVELAPGYLSAAYDIVKKAGGLFIADEVQSGFARTGDFWGFEAHNVVPDIVTMAKGIGNGFPLGAVVTTPEIARVLTRRCYFNTFGGNAVATTAGLAVLNVIEKDKLQENASMVGSYLKGRLDQLKEKHEIIGDVRGRGLMLGVELVSDRKLKTPATAETLHIMDQMKELGVLVGKGGFFGNVFRITPPLCFTKDDADYLVEAMDYSVSKM, encoded by the exons ATGCAGAGATTCTCGGCGAAAAGTACGTTCCAAAACATCCCCATTTCCCTCCTGCGACGATGCATCTCGTCGACGTCTCAGACGGCAATGGCTGCTTCCGACGAATTTCTTGGGAGGCTCCCGCCGTTTGAGTACATCCCGCCGCCGTATACAGGTCCTTCCGCTGATGTCATCCTTAACCAAAGGAAGGAGTTTCTTAGCTCTTACACGTCTTGCCTCTACAAAAAGCCT TTGAACATAGTGGATGGGAAGATGCAATATCTATTCGACGAGAGTGGTCGGAGATACTTAGATGCGTTTGCTGGTATCGCAGTTGTGAACTGTGGGCATTGTCACCCTCATGTGGTTAAACCAGTCATCGACCAAATCAAACGTCTCCAGCATCCTACCACTCTTTACCTTAACCATGCCATTGCTGACTTCTCTGAAGCTCTCGCTTCTAAACTCCCTGGTGATCTCAAG GTTGTGTTCTTCACTAACTCAGGGACGGAGGCTAATGAGTTAGCACTCATGATGGCTAAGTTATATACTGGATATCAAGACATTGTCTCGATTCGAAACGGGTATCATGGGAATGCTGCTGGAACAATGGGTGCTACTGGTCAAAGCATGTGGAAGTTCAACGTGGTTCAG ACTGGAACTCATCACGCTTTGAACCCTGATCCATATAGAGGTGTGTTTGGTTCTGATGGAGAAAAGTATGCAAGAGAGTTGCACGATCTTATCCAATATGGCACGACCGGACACATTGCTGGTTTTGTTTTTGAAGCTATACAG GGTGTTGGAGGAATTGTGGAGCTAGCTCCAGGCTATTTATCAGCAGCTTACGACATTGTAAAGAAAGCTGGAGGGTTGTTCATTGCGGATGAAGTACAGTCTGGTTTCGCTCGAACCGGCGATTTCTGGGGCTTTGAGGCTCACAATGTTGTCCCTGACATAGTAACCATGGCAAAG GGGATTGGGAATGGGTTTCCTTTGGGGGCAGTTGTGACAACTCCAGAGATTGCAAGAGTATTGACACGTCGATGCTACTTCAACACGTTTGGTGGGAATGCTGTGGCTACTACAGCTGGTCTAGCTGTTTTGAATGTGATTGAGAAAGACAAGCTTCAGGAAAATGCGTCAATGGTCGGATCTTATCTCAAAGGAAGACTCGATCAGCTGAAAGAGAAACACGAAA TTATTGGGGATGTACGGGGAAGAGGACTGATGCTTGGAGTAGAGCTGGTGAGTGATCGCAAACTTAAAACTCCTGCAACTGCCGAGACTCTTCACATCATGGATCAAATGAAAG aGCTTGGTGTTTTGGTTGGGAAAGGAGGCTTCTTTGGAAACGTGTTTAGAATCACACCACCTCTCTGCTTCACTAAGGACGACGCAGATTATCTCGTGGAAGCCATGGACTATTCAGTGTCCAAGATGTGA
- the LOC106453409 gene encoding PRA1 family protein B4-like — protein MVLVSLFSTGKRKYDNYKLGYIPSLCSLTCHAIFFDSFKFNLLSHTCQTLPDNGFHVTTNPPNLHLSNYSYFKVNYLAVATAIVGFSLVTHPFPLAFLLCLLASWLFFYLLRPSDHPVVVFGRTFSDMETLGCLILFSVFVVFLTDVGSVLVSAVMVGVALVCAHGAFRAPEDLFLDEQETAATGFLSFLGNASYSAAPAVVAARA, from the exons ATGGTGTTAGTATCGTTATTTAGCACAGGTAAA AGAAAATATGATAACTATAAATTGGGCTATATACCCTCTCTTTGTTCACTTACTTGTCACGCCATCTTCTTCGATTCTTTTAAATTCAATTTGTTATCTCATACCTGCCAAACTCTTCCCGACAATGGCTTCCACGTCACGACCAATCCTCCCAATCTCCACCTCTCAAACTACTCCTACTTCAAAGTGAACTACCTCGCCGTCGCGACGGCGATCGTCGGGTTCTCTTTGGTGACTCATCCTTTCCCCCTCGCCTTCCTCCTCTGTCTCCTCGCTTCTTGGCTCTTCTTCTACCTCCTCCGTCCTTCCGATCACCCCGTCGTCGTCTTTGGGCGTACGTTCTCTGATATGGAGACGCTTGGGTGCTTGATCTTGTTTAGCGTCTTTGTGGTGTTTCTTACTGACGTTGGATCCGTTCTTGTGTCGGCTGTGATGGTCGGCGTCGCGTTGGTATGTGCTCACGGCGCGTTTAGGGCTCCGGAAGATTTGTTCTTGGATGAGCAAGAGACGGCAGCTACTGGTTTTCTCTCTTTCCTCGGTAACGCCTCCTACTCCGCCGCGCCTGCCGTCGTTGCCGCTCGTGCCTAA
- the LOC106450949 gene encoding dehydration-responsive element-binding protein 2E-like — MEKEDNGPNQSSSASIEPSRRRRRVAEPVDTTLSRWVKEEEEEEGLKRTRRVQAKGSRKGCMRGKGGPENPVCRFRGVRQRVWGKWVAEIREPVNQRGGNSKRLWLGTFDTAAEAALAYDRAASAMYGRYARLNFPDGLVNGQDDEMKKTDEAESSRSYWLETCNVSETGNSVVVDKKDGEDYLYEDCIELGQDKIEKLGRMADNEIVKSEEDYMFDGFELDKGLLYNEPGYYHGGGFDPYLEHFRF, encoded by the coding sequence ATGGAGAAAGAAGACAACGGTCCAAACCAGAGCTCCTCTGCTTCTATAGAACCctccagaagaagaagaagagtcgcTGAGCCAGTTGATACGACGTTAAGTAGATGGgtgaaggaagaagaggaggaggaagggTTGAAGAGAACCCGTAGGGTTCAAGCCAAAGGTTCGAGGAAAGGTTGCATGAGAGGTAAAGGCGGACCGGAGAACCCGGTTTGCCGGTTTAGAGGCGTTCGACAAAGGGTTTGGGGGAAATGGGTGGCTGAGATACGCGAGCCTGTGAACCAACGTGGCGGAAACTCGAAGCGTCTTTGGCTTGGAACGTTCGATACTGCAGCTGAAGCCGCCTTGGCTTACGATAGAGCTGCTAGTGCCATGTATGGTCGCTATGCCCGGTTAAATTTCCCGGACGGTTTAGTAAACGGTCAGGATGATGAAATGAAGAAAACGGATGAGGCAGAGAGTTCTAGAAGCTATTGGTTAGAAACTTGCAACGTATCTGAAACAGGTAATAGCGTGGTGGTGGACAAGAAAGATGGGGAGGATTATTTATATGAAGActgtattgaacttggtcaagaCAAGATTGAGAAACTTGGTCGTATGGCTGATAACGAGATAGTGAAATCAGAGGAAGATTACATGTTTGATGGATTTGAATTGGATAAGGGACTGTTGTACAATGAACCTGGTTATTACCATGGAGGTGGATTTGATCCTTATTTAGAGCACTTCAGGTTTTAG
- the LOC106454644 gene encoding polyadenylate-binding protein 2: MDESKLKRCSTSSTHAEASDEAIDPLQKAYKREFDDWETEVNNRKKQKQAEETTEKKKKCCFGTKDAKGNNEHTIFVTGFDNSGSRDEIRSALAKHFSSCGELTRVFVHIECETGLSRGYAFINLKNRGGEIEAALSLNGSDLGGHKLLVTMARLRDEYYAHFNFNGCEICRASYAAGRQRLYRWNLRTGGGKVRRMSPQFQEKARLHYNKAMASRKMAKSKTNEG, encoded by the exons ATGGACGAGAGCAAGCTCAAGAGATGCTCCACTTCATCCACCCAT gCTGAAGCCTCTGATGAAGCCATAGATCCTTTGCAAAAgg caTACAAAAGAGAGTTCGATGATTGGGAGACAGAAGTTAATAATCGGAAGAAGCAGAAGCAG GCGGAAGAAACCacagagaagaaaaagaagtgtTGTTTTGGCACTAAAGATGCAAAGGGAAACAATGAGCATACCATATTCGTCACGGGTTTTGATAATAGCGGTTCTAGGGATGAGATCAGGAGCGCATTGGCTAAACATTTCAGTTCATGTGGAGAGTTGACGAGGGTTTTTGTTCACATCGAGTGTGAAACCGGTCTTTCCAGAGGATATGCTTTTATTAATCTGAAAAACCGTGGTGGTGAGATTGAGGCGGCGTTATCTCTCAATGGAAGCGACTTGGGAGGTCATAAGCTTCTGGTTACAATGGCTAGACTTAGAGACGAATACTATGCCCACTTTAACTTTAATGGCTGTGAAATCTGTCGTGCTAGCTATGCTGCCGGCCGTCAGAGACTGTACAGATGGAATCTTCGAACTGGTGGTGGCAAAGTCAGGCGCAT GTCTCCACAATTTCAAGAAAAGGCCCGTCTTCATTATAATAAAGCAATGGCTTCTCGCAAGATGGCGAAGTCTAAAACCAACGAAGGCTAA